The DNA sequence gtagttcatgacgtgttccctcgggttaccagctccgtcataggctgccattgatggcatcataaacttcttagggacagtctcctactgcacccacttcgagaaaggCGAAGAAATGGGCAGGAAGGTTTGGCTTTGATCCTTCTTTCCTagctcggccaagagctgctctctcaacttctgTAGCTTCTGGTCCACATCCTCATCTTCCGGCCTGGGCTTCTTTTCTAAGCGAtattcttcctcctctgcttcacttCTAGTCCACCTGGTTGTTCCGACGGAACAGTTGTCAGCctcatcattttctatcatctccctcaccctccttccatggaTTCGGACctccggctcttcctcttctccggctctTCTCTCCCTTTCCCCAGCGCCGCGGCTACTGGTTTGAAGGCGGTCGGGGATAggttggggctcattggtttggggttcttctactactgggagtgtattcatcggggtgctgaggcccctttgttgcattatctgccctaaCCAGTGGGCAGTGttctgtagttggagggccatggtttgaaggtcttggttggataaggtagcggtgggagcattccctgccaaacttggcaagggattgagaggaatgggtgtttggttgtttagtgttgtcggactagaaaaggagaactgttgcccctcttgagcagagctcaggtcatttgggatgttgaggttgctttcattgtgattggccatcgtggatctcagtgggtttggtTAAGAgcggaactccggtgatgaaaagatctccttcgttcccacagacggcgccaattgatgatctgagatccagaaaatagggtttttacaatgGGCTCTGTAAAACTTAGAAAAAGCTTAAACATAGAGAGGAGCATTtccccttttatatgtttccttttgtctgctagtgacgtgccaacagaacgagtatcattagaccacctgtccctgctatgcTGATACGGAcatacgagggaatcagatctctgccccatgcgtaacggcctctgattctccctgtgTGCGTGTAGGCGGGTCTACGAAGCGGGTGGATGGATCCTTCTTCGGGTTCCGGGTTAGGCCAGAGGATAGGAACAAATCTGGGCCCAAATGGGATCGGCCCGAGGTACAGTGAAGACGAGGCCGGCCTAATGGAGAAAGCCAGATAAGCCCGGTCGTGAGGCTGAGCGGACTGGACCCAATTGGCGTGAGTGGCTTGAGGATCTCTAAGTAATGGGCTATTTTCTTGGGCCTGGCCTTAGACTGGGGTGGGGTGAACTCAGAAGTCATCAGAGGAGATTCAAATTAGAACACtacaaggttaaaccttgataaattgctaaaaatggagaagaaccaaGATATTCTTCGTAACGACATTTTTATTCATTGGCTACTTGTAGCTGCCACCTTAATAGTATTTTTATAGCATTCAAACCCTAATTATATTGTAAGaatgtgtaattacaatataaaaagagtatctagtcaaataatcaaatatggattacattaaaatttattttcttaaattatctCGAAGAAATCTCTTTTCGAAATGGGTTGCAcaaatttggcttctaatataggtcaaattaatttaaaacaaatttcacaaaacactaaaatatcaaaataataaaattgatctAAATacaatttggccatacatgcattacgcgattTGAAATTGTATTGTGCGTCCACATATGTTAAAAAGAATGTggcttgtttttttattttcccaTACTTCTCAAATATAGTTTTTATCTcgtaagtcttgaattaagtggggataacttgatttgtcatgatttagagttttctattttaaatttttgaaatatcGTATTATTTTCTTGCTCGTATCAAATGGTAACTTCGTGCTGTGACTCGTCCTATTAAGGGAATAATGAATCTTGATGATAATCCGGATGTTAAGGTGTTTGAATCTTTCTTTTAGACTGATTCGCATTTATTAGGTTCTTGCCACATGACatatcttataataattattcaCGACTTATTTTGGACGATTATTATATAGTatcaataattaattcaatCGATCTCTAGTATTAGTTCTGCATATATaaactaatttataaatataaaatttaaaaaatatatataaaagaaaatgataaaaaataatcttgTTTCCCCTCAAtccctaaaaaataataatcaataaaaatatcatattataattaatacatGAGATATTTACAGGTGCGACACGGATTGATAAATTGTTAACCAGTACTTTAAAACGGATTGATAAATTGACGGATTACAGATGCGACACTTGATATAAATAATGTGTCAAATCGAATTAAAGGATCAACCAGATATAATTATTAGTCCTAAACAGATCGTGATACGTACCCTAACCCATCAAATGGTTCTCAAACAATTACTTTACCTCTATTTTTATAGTGTTTTTGAAACGAGACATACGATAATTGTACCCGCAGCTTTAATCTATTTTGCAAAAATGGATGGTCAAAAATTAACAATTTTGACAAAAGGGCttaaaatagtttatttttcggagaaataatcaaatataaaaGTCACTTTCGCATAAGAATACaagaaaaaagaatgaaaagtaCAAACGAATTTGCCTGAGCTTTACATCGTGGAGAGCGATGGCTTATAAACAGCGACAATTTCAAATATCAGTGAGAGGGAAGCCAATTCCATGGCGCTGCGTCGGAAAAACAACAAACAACATACTGCAAATTACACCAATTCCCACTGGTAATGCCGTGAGAACTTCTTGTGTCTCGGCTGATGGCGTAGGATAGAAGCAATTCACCACATTCTGATCAAATAAAGCAATTGCGGAAAACACAAGTATTGACATGAGGGCATGCACGAAATCTATAAACTGTATGCGATACTTTGCAGCAAGCTCAGGCGAAATAGTTTCCGACCCATCAATAATCCATAACCCACGAAATGTAGCCAACCCATAACACACGTTGCCGTTTTTGTCTCTGAAGCTATCAGTGAAGCTCGACAAGAAACATGATAAGCCACAGAGAGATACAAGCCCCGCTGTCATGAACCGGCTCACTGAGTCGCAGTTGCCTTGGTTTGAGAAAATGGGTGAGAGAAGTTGGAAAGCAAGAACGGTTCCTGTTGGTAATAGATTGGCCAAATGGGCTGTGCTCTTAAATGTCTGAGTTATAGCTTTCTGAATCAAATTCTTCTCTTCTGTGTTTGGCATCGGCAAGTCAGCTTCCAGTAGAGGAAGCTTTTGCTCGTTGAGATTCTGATCATGAGAGTTGCCATCTTCTACCTTGATCTCCATTGCTTGCAAAACCCAATATTGTTTTGGATTAATGAATCTTTTCTGCTTGTGTTaactatatatgtatgtatttaTTAATGAAGAAATTGAGATTTGAGTGGAGGTAAAGGGAGGGGATAAGCAAGGGATGTCTTGCAAGAAAAAGAAACTCCCAAATAGAAAGGTGGTGGCTTTTACCAGAATTTGGGAAGAAGCTCTGGGGTTACAGACTCACAGTTAACGTTCCAAATTTAGTTAGATTGCAAGTTACATGTGAAGAAGCTTAGATGGAATTGTAAGATTTGGAGTTGAATTTTGTGATCGGATTTACTTGTGATAGAAATGTTTGTTAGAAAAATGAGTTTTGAGAATGAAAACTTGAGGCATTTCCGTAAACGATGCAAAGAGTAGCTTTAAGATATGAAATTAAGCTCCTTTATTCACAAGGAAAAGGGACATGTATCTTGTACGCATTGGCTTCACAAGGATTAGGAGCCTCCAGGACTTCATGACATAAGCAATCAGCCACCCAATTTTTCCATAGCAAACAAGGCTAACCTCTAATATTTACTCAAATACACTGATCACTAAGCCAGCTTAATACATATTCgacttaaattcaaatttatttcaaactcaattatactctatataaactattttaataagattcgatcaaattaatataaaaaataactaatcctttttatctctatttttagattatttgatttttattcatCTTAAACGTGTTTAACAACAGATTTGTATGATTAAATTAGGATCTTTTTTATTTGGGCATTCTGTTAGCCAGTTGCTGAGATCCCATTTTAATGGGTTAGCCCACGTTGATCCTATGGAGCTGGGCTTAGGCTTGTTCATCAAGCTGGTGAACCACACGAGAGACAGGCCCTGTTAAATTATTTAGGGCTCGACGAGCCCATTAAACTTTGTAGTTCATAAGCCCTCGCTTCTTGGACCCAAACTTAAGATGGTAACTGCAACTTTTTATTGGAGTCCACCTTGGCCATCCTTTATGTCCTCACAGTTAACAACCAAATCGATGAGAGTTTAATGTCTAATTGGAGAATTTGtgctatatatttaattaattacattaaatactacccaataaatattaaatttataatatgtaattattaattttcattaattaatattataaactaattaaaaaatctcatatatgttaaaattatgtaagttataaaaatatattagtggTCTTTTATTAATTGAGTGTATAAACATCTTGGTACGAGTAAGAATTTTTCACATTAAGCATATGTTGTCAATGACAAAATTATTCAAAGGTTCtattaaaagtatgtttttgttGGCGATTAGCTATTACAGTCatgatatttctttttcttgatcatacacgtaagattttttttttttttgtcgaagATAATATTCATTATAAAATGGGAGGTTCAAGGCTCATTATAGGAAAAAAATTCAGACCTCAAATAGGGCATggctaaaagaaaaataatattgccTAGCATATCCCATTCCAAAGAAAATTACGCCCAATCTCATTATAAGTAAATTCAGTCCATTGAAAGAAACAAAAACCTTAACTATCCCAAACCAACAACCAACTTATGCTGCTGCCACCATTTGTCTGCAGAGATGAGTGACATAGATTGCAGTAGATCTTAGAGTCTCTAAACCTGTAAGCAC is a window from the Manihot esculenta cultivar AM560-2 chromosome 16, M.esculenta_v8, whole genome shotgun sequence genome containing:
- the LOC110604187 gene encoding protein DMP4, with the translated sequence MEIKVEDGNSHDQNLNEQKLPLLEADLPMPNTEEKNLIQKAITQTFKSTAHLANLLPTGTVLAFQLLSPIFSNQGNCDSVSRFMTAGLVSLCGLSCFLSSFTDSFRDKNGNVCYGLATFRGLWIIDGSETISPELAAKYRIQFIDFVHALMSILVFSAIALFDQNVVNCFYPTPSAETQEVLTALPVGIGVICSMLFVVFPTQRHGIGFPLTDI